A genomic stretch from Pirellulales bacterium includes:
- a CDS encoding metal-dependent transcriptional regulator, giving the protein MPSLTVENYVKAIFQICFAQSGRPAATGQLAAALNVSPGTVTSMLKTLSESGLATYAPYEGVRLTPAGNALALRVVRRHRLIELFLAKTLNLAWDEVHEEAEHMEHAVSDRLVDRIEVYLGYPQFDPHGDPIPRADGSIEASASRTLAQCQAGFRFRLARVVDQSPEFLRFLTDAGLPLETRGQVVANRPDAAVMTVSVNGQTTELGREAAENILVAQSES; this is encoded by the coding sequence GTGCCGAGCCTCACGGTCGAGAACTATGTCAAAGCGATCTTTCAGATCTGCTTTGCGCAATCAGGGCGGCCCGCCGCGACGGGCCAACTCGCCGCGGCATTGAACGTTTCGCCAGGGACGGTGACGAGCATGCTCAAGACGCTGAGCGAAAGCGGCCTGGCGACCTACGCTCCCTACGAGGGCGTGCGGCTGACGCCCGCCGGCAACGCGCTGGCATTGCGCGTAGTGCGCCGGCACCGGCTGATCGAGCTGTTCTTGGCCAAGACGCTCAACCTGGCGTGGGACGAAGTCCATGAGGAGGCGGAGCACATGGAACACGCGGTCAGCGACCGGCTGGTCGACCGCATCGAGGTCTATCTTGGCTATCCGCAGTTCGACCCCCACGGCGATCCGATTCCGCGGGCCGACGGCTCGATCGAGGCTTCGGCCAGCCGGACGTTGGCGCAGTGCCAAGCGGGCTTCCGCTTTCGCCTGGCGCGGGTGGTGGACCAGTCGCCTGAGTTTTTGCGGTTCCTGACCGATGCCGGTCTGCCGCTGGAAACGCGCGGCCAAGTGGTCGCCAACCGGCCTGACGCCGCGGTGATGACAGTCTCCGTCAACGGCCAAACCACCGAGCTGGGCCGCGAAGCCGCCGAGAATATCTTGGTTGCCCAGTCGGAAAGCTAA